A single Salmo salar chromosome ssa19, Ssal_v3.1, whole genome shotgun sequence DNA region contains:
- the LOC106579242 gene encoding sodium-dependent neutral amino acid transporter B(0)AT2 isoform X1 gives MSPSVETPHTLEYRMEKPPLSNEDYMAVTPETQLGSLAGEDGQEGVVEPPARDGWDSKVEYFLAQVGFSVGLGNVWRFPYLCHQNGGGAFLLLYVLLMILVGIPLFFLELAAGQSIRQGSIGVWKHISPKLAGIGYSSCVVCFFVALYYNVIIGWSLFYLGNSFQYPLPWQECPEHGNITVKECEASGATTYFWFRKALNITDSINEMGEFNLVITCCLLAAWTIVCLGMFKGIKSSAKVMYFSSVFPYVVLLCFLIRGLMLEGAAEGIKYMFYPKLEIWGEVQVWRQAATQVFFALGLGFGSVIAYSSYNPRSNNCHRDALTVSTINFLTSVLATLVVFAVLGFRAREVAMRCVTQNLEKLSEQFSVGPLDRDLLPVFNISDPSLDLLEAYREWFNVHGAKVPGNLTDCSLENVMNKGVEGTGLAFIAFTEAMTLFPGSPFWSALFFLMLLNLGLSTMFGTMEGILTPLTDNFKVLKRHKTILTVCSCIIGFLIGMLFTQRCGNYFVMMFDDYSATLPLIIVVVFECFSVSWVYGADRFLDDIEKMLHWRPPVVYKYLWKYVCLLAMLGLLGASLLKMCFKRPTYTAWNRETASEVTLDYPDWALGVLAVLIIFATLPVPLGYIHSTLRNRARRNSIGSGLGTDMGGVYTKCSTVECDTPVAALLDEHLERNRIPKDSPSPLGEENLRLLPQREGAEDIEDSTSV, from the exons ATGGAGAAGCCTCCCCTGTCCAATGAGGATTACATGGCGGTGACACCAGAGACTCAGCTGGGCAGCTTGGCTGGCGAGGATGGTCAGGAGGGCGTAGTGGAGCCCCCCGCCCGGGATGGGTGGGACAGTAAAGTGGAGTATTTCCTGGCTCAGGTGGGGTTCAGCGTTGGCCTGGGCAACGTGTGGAGGTTCCCCTACCTCTGCCATCAAAATGGAGGAG GGGCCTTTCTCCTCTTGTACGTGCTGCTCATGATCCTGGTGGGCATTCCCCTGTTCTTCCTGGAGCTGGCGGCTGGTCAGTCCATCCGGCAGGGCAGCATCGGGGTGTGGAAGCACATCTCTCCCAAGCTGGCGGGGATCGGCTACTCCAGCTGTGTG gtgtgtttttttgttgctctCTACTACAACGTGATCATCGGCTGGAGCCTTTTCTACTTAGGAAACTCATTTCAGTATCCACTACCGTGGCAAGAGTGTCCTGAACACGGTAACATAACTG TGAAGGAATGTGAGGCCAGCGGTGCTACCACCTACTTCTGGTTCCGGAAGGCTCTTAACATCACCGACTCCATCAACGAGATGGGCGAGTTTAACCTTGTCATCACCTGCTGCCTGCTGGCTGCCTGGACCATCGTCTGCTTGGGCATGTTCAAGGGCATCAAATCCTCTGCCAAG GTGATGTATTTCTCCTCGGTCTTCCCCTATGTGGTGCTGCTGTGTTTCCTCATCAGAGGGCTGATGCTGGAAGGGGCTGCAGAGGGCATCAAGTACATGTTCTACCCTAAG CTGGAGATCTGGGGTGAGGTGCAGGTGTGGCGCCAGGCAGCAACGCAGGTTTTCTTCGCCCTGGGCCTGGGCTTTGGCTCGGTCATCGCCTATTCCTCCTACAACCCACGTAGCAACAACTGCCACCGCGACGCCCTCACTGTCTCCACCATCAACTTTCTCACCTCTGTCCTCGCCACGCTGGTGGTGTTCGCCGTGCTGGGCTTCCGCGCCAGGGAAGTCGCCATGCGCTGCGTGACTCA gAACTTGGAGAAGCTGTCGGAGCAGTTCTCAGTGGGCCCTCTTGACCGGGACCTGCTGCCCGTGTTCAACATCTCTGACCCCAGCTTGGACCTCCTGGAGGCCTACAGGGAGTGGTTCAATGTTCACGGAGCCAAGGTCCCTGGCAACCTCACCGACTGCAGCCTGGAGAATGTGATGAACAAG GGTGTGGAGGGCACAGGGCTGGCGTTCATAGCCTTCACAGAGGCCATGACTCTGTTCCCGGGCAGTCCCTTCTGGTCAGCCCTGTTCTTCCTCATGCTGCTCAACCTGGGTCTTAGCACCATGTTCGGCACCATGGAGGGCATCCTCACACCCCTCACCGACAACTTCAAAGTGCTGAAGCGCCACAAGACCATACTCACAG tGTGTAGCTGCATCATCGGCTTCCTGATTGGCATGCTGTTCACGCAGCGCTGTGGGAACTACTTTGTGATGATGTTTGACGACTACTCCGCCACCCTGCCCCTCATCATCGTGGTGGTGTTTGAGTGTTTCAGCGTGTCCTGGGTGTACGGCGCTGACCG GTTCCTTGATGACATAGAGAAGATGCTGCACTGGCGCCCCCCTGTGGTGTATAAGTACCTGTGGAAGTATGTGTGTCTGCTGGCCATGCTGGGACTGCTGGGAGCCAGCCTGCTAAAGATGTGCTTCAAACGGCCCACCTACACTGCCTGGAACAGAGAAACG GCCTCAGAGGTGACTCTGGACTACCCTGACTGGGCCCTGGGCGTCTTGGCTGTTTTGATCATATTCGCCACGTTGCCTGTTCCCCTGGGCTACATCCACTCCACCCTGAGAAACCGAGCTAGACGCAACTCCATAGGAAGTGGCCTGGGAACCGACATGGGGGGCGTATACACTAAGTGCAGCACCGTGGAGTGTGACACCCCCGTAGCCGCCCTATTGGATGAACACCTGGAAAGGAATAGAATACCTAAGGATTCTCCCTCGCCATTGGGCGAGGAGAACCTCAGGCTCCTCCCACAGAGGGAAGGGGCAGAAGATATAGAGGATTCAACTAGTGTGTGA
- the LOC106579242 gene encoding sodium-dependent neutral amino acid transporter B(0)AT2 isoform X2, whose product MEKPPLSNEDYMAVTPETQLGSLAGEDGQEGVVEPPARDGWDSKVEYFLAQVGFSVGLGNVWRFPYLCHQNGGGAFLLLYVLLMILVGIPLFFLELAAGQSIRQGSIGVWKHISPKLAGIGYSSCVVCFFVALYYNVIIGWSLFYLGNSFQYPLPWQECPEHGNITVKECEASGATTYFWFRKALNITDSINEMGEFNLVITCCLLAAWTIVCLGMFKGIKSSAKVMYFSSVFPYVVLLCFLIRGLMLEGAAEGIKYMFYPKLEIWGEVQVWRQAATQVFFALGLGFGSVIAYSSYNPRSNNCHRDALTVSTINFLTSVLATLVVFAVLGFRAREVAMRCVTQNLEKLSEQFSVGPLDRDLLPVFNISDPSLDLLEAYREWFNVHGAKVPGNLTDCSLENVMNKGVEGTGLAFIAFTEAMTLFPGSPFWSALFFLMLLNLGLSTMFGTMEGILTPLTDNFKVLKRHKTILTVCSCIIGFLIGMLFTQRCGNYFVMMFDDYSATLPLIIVVVFECFSVSWVYGADRFLDDIEKMLHWRPPVVYKYLWKYVCLLAMLGLLGASLLKMCFKRPTYTAWNRETASEVTLDYPDWALGVLAVLIIFATLPVPLGYIHSTLRNRARRNSIGSGLGTDMGGVYTKCSTVECDTPVAALLDEHLERNRIPKDSPSPLGEENLRLLPQREGAEDIEDSTSV is encoded by the exons ATGGAGAAGCCTCCCCTGTCCAATGAGGATTACATGGCGGTGACACCAGAGACTCAGCTGGGCAGCTTGGCTGGCGAGGATGGTCAGGAGGGCGTAGTGGAGCCCCCCGCCCGGGATGGGTGGGACAGTAAAGTGGAGTATTTCCTGGCTCAGGTGGGGTTCAGCGTTGGCCTGGGCAACGTGTGGAGGTTCCCCTACCTCTGCCATCAAAATGGAGGAG GGGCCTTTCTCCTCTTGTACGTGCTGCTCATGATCCTGGTGGGCATTCCCCTGTTCTTCCTGGAGCTGGCGGCTGGTCAGTCCATCCGGCAGGGCAGCATCGGGGTGTGGAAGCACATCTCTCCCAAGCTGGCGGGGATCGGCTACTCCAGCTGTGTG gtgtgtttttttgttgctctCTACTACAACGTGATCATCGGCTGGAGCCTTTTCTACTTAGGAAACTCATTTCAGTATCCACTACCGTGGCAAGAGTGTCCTGAACACGGTAACATAACTG TGAAGGAATGTGAGGCCAGCGGTGCTACCACCTACTTCTGGTTCCGGAAGGCTCTTAACATCACCGACTCCATCAACGAGATGGGCGAGTTTAACCTTGTCATCACCTGCTGCCTGCTGGCTGCCTGGACCATCGTCTGCTTGGGCATGTTCAAGGGCATCAAATCCTCTGCCAAG GTGATGTATTTCTCCTCGGTCTTCCCCTATGTGGTGCTGCTGTGTTTCCTCATCAGAGGGCTGATGCTGGAAGGGGCTGCAGAGGGCATCAAGTACATGTTCTACCCTAAG CTGGAGATCTGGGGTGAGGTGCAGGTGTGGCGCCAGGCAGCAACGCAGGTTTTCTTCGCCCTGGGCCTGGGCTTTGGCTCGGTCATCGCCTATTCCTCCTACAACCCACGTAGCAACAACTGCCACCGCGACGCCCTCACTGTCTCCACCATCAACTTTCTCACCTCTGTCCTCGCCACGCTGGTGGTGTTCGCCGTGCTGGGCTTCCGCGCCAGGGAAGTCGCCATGCGCTGCGTGACTCA gAACTTGGAGAAGCTGTCGGAGCAGTTCTCAGTGGGCCCTCTTGACCGGGACCTGCTGCCCGTGTTCAACATCTCTGACCCCAGCTTGGACCTCCTGGAGGCCTACAGGGAGTGGTTCAATGTTCACGGAGCCAAGGTCCCTGGCAACCTCACCGACTGCAGCCTGGAGAATGTGATGAACAAG GGTGTGGAGGGCACAGGGCTGGCGTTCATAGCCTTCACAGAGGCCATGACTCTGTTCCCGGGCAGTCCCTTCTGGTCAGCCCTGTTCTTCCTCATGCTGCTCAACCTGGGTCTTAGCACCATGTTCGGCACCATGGAGGGCATCCTCACACCCCTCACCGACAACTTCAAAGTGCTGAAGCGCCACAAGACCATACTCACAG tGTGTAGCTGCATCATCGGCTTCCTGATTGGCATGCTGTTCACGCAGCGCTGTGGGAACTACTTTGTGATGATGTTTGACGACTACTCCGCCACCCTGCCCCTCATCATCGTGGTGGTGTTTGAGTGTTTCAGCGTGTCCTGGGTGTACGGCGCTGACCG GTTCCTTGATGACATAGAGAAGATGCTGCACTGGCGCCCCCCTGTGGTGTATAAGTACCTGTGGAAGTATGTGTGTCTGCTGGCCATGCTGGGACTGCTGGGAGCCAGCCTGCTAAAGATGTGCTTCAAACGGCCCACCTACACTGCCTGGAACAGAGAAACG GCCTCAGAGGTGACTCTGGACTACCCTGACTGGGCCCTGGGCGTCTTGGCTGTTTTGATCATATTCGCCACGTTGCCTGTTCCCCTGGGCTACATCCACTCCACCCTGAGAAACCGAGCTAGACGCAACTCCATAGGAAGTGGCCTGGGAACCGACATGGGGGGCGTATACACTAAGTGCAGCACCGTGGAGTGTGACACCCCCGTAGCCGCCCTATTGGATGAACACCTGGAAAGGAATAGAATACCTAAGGATTCTCCCTCGCCATTGGGCGAGGAGAACCTCAGGCTCCTCCCACAGAGGGAAGGGGCAGAAGATATAGAGGATTCAACTAGTGTGTGA